A genomic window from Streptomyces brevispora includes:
- a CDS encoding zinc-dependent metalloprotease → MSDTPFGFGLPPEEPDDGDAGKKKDPTGGGQGSGGPANPLGFGPGAGGDNPFAAMFGSMNPNDLGAAFQQLGQMLSYEGGPVNWDMAKQIARQTVSQGNADGTKDASVGPSERAAVDEALRLADHWLDGATSLPSGSVSTVAWSRAEWVEASLPAWQKLVDPVAERVGLAMGDVLPEEMQAMAGPLIGMMRSMGGAMFGQQIGQAVGVLAGEVVGSTDIGLPLGPAGKAALLPLNVERFGKDLSVPQDEVRLYLALREAAHQRLFAHVPWLRSHLFGAVEGYARGIKVDTSKLEDVVGQFDPSQPEQLQEALQQGMFQPEDTPEQKAALARLETALALVEGWVDAVVHEAAKPRLTSADALRETMRRRRASGGPAEQTFATLIGLQLRPRRLRDASRLWASLTDARGLDGRDALWEHPDMLPTAHDLDDPDEFVHHEQLDFSELDKMLGEAANGLQKPATDTVGDSKAGSGPADADGKDNDGADGNGTDGNGTGGDGKDDTEK, encoded by the coding sequence GTGAGTGACACCCCATTCGGATTCGGCCTTCCGCCGGAGGAGCCGGACGACGGCGACGCAGGCAAGAAGAAGGACCCCACCGGAGGTGGGCAGGGTTCGGGCGGTCCGGCGAACCCGCTCGGCTTCGGCCCCGGCGCGGGGGGTGACAACCCCTTCGCCGCGATGTTCGGCTCGATGAACCCGAACGACCTGGGCGCGGCCTTCCAGCAGCTCGGCCAGATGCTGAGCTACGAGGGCGGTCCCGTGAACTGGGACATGGCCAAGCAGATCGCCCGCCAGACCGTCTCGCAGGGCAACGCGGACGGCACCAAGGACGCGAGCGTCGGCCCGTCCGAACGCGCCGCGGTCGACGAGGCGCTGCGACTGGCGGACCACTGGCTGGACGGCGCGACGTCGCTGCCGTCCGGTTCGGTCTCCACCGTGGCGTGGAGCCGTGCGGAGTGGGTCGAGGCGTCCCTCCCCGCCTGGCAGAAGCTGGTCGACCCGGTGGCCGAGCGTGTCGGCCTCGCCATGGGCGATGTGCTGCCCGAGGAGATGCAGGCGATGGCGGGCCCGCTGATCGGCATGATGCGGTCGATGGGCGGCGCGATGTTCGGCCAGCAGATCGGGCAGGCCGTCGGTGTGCTGGCGGGCGAGGTCGTCGGCTCGACGGACATCGGGCTGCCGCTGGGCCCGGCGGGCAAGGCCGCGCTGCTTCCGCTGAACGTCGAGCGGTTCGGCAAGGACCTGAGTGTGCCGCAGGACGAGGTGCGGCTGTATCTGGCGCTGCGCGAAGCCGCCCACCAGCGGCTCTTCGCCCACGTGCCGTGGCTGCGCTCGCATCTGTTCGGTGCCGTGGAGGGCTACGCGCGGGGCATCAAGGTCGACACCAGCAAGCTGGAGGACGTGGTCGGCCAGTTCGACCCCTCGCAGCCGGAGCAGCTCCAGGAAGCTCTTCAGCAGGGCATGTTCCAGCCGGAGGACACCCCGGAGCAGAAGGCCGCCCTGGCCCGGCTGGAGACGGCGCTCGCGCTGGTCGAGGGCTGGGTGGACGCCGTGGTGCACGAGGCCGCGAAGCCCCGGCTCACCTCGGCTGACGCACTCCGCGAGACGATGCGCAGGCGCCGTGCCTCCGGCGGTCCCGCCGAGCAGACGTTCGCCACGCTCATCGGTCTCCAGCTGCGCCCGCGACGGCTGCGTGACGCCTCACGGCTGTGGGCCTCGCTCACGGACGCGCGGGGTCTCGACGGGCGCGACGCGCTGTGGGAGCACCCGGACATGCTGCCGACCGCCCACGACCTGGACGATCCGGACGAGTTCGTGCACCACGAGCAGCTGGACTTCTCCGAGCTGGACAAGATGCTCGGCGAGGCCGCGAACGGTCTGCAGAAGCCCGCGACCGACACCGTCGGCGACAGCAAGGCCGGATCCGGGCCGGCCGACGCCGACGGCAAGGACAACGACGGTGCGGACGGCAACGGCACGGACGGCAACGGCACGGGCGGCGACGGCAAGGACGACACCGAAAAGTGA